The following proteins come from a genomic window of Halorussus halophilus:
- a CDS encoding ribbon-helix-helix domain-containing protein — protein sequence MTEYTTVSIPKDLADRVDETIEGTSFSSTSDLVRFLLRSIVIQHQKEGTLTEAEFDEITGQLRELGYLE from the coding sequence ATGACGGAGTACACGACGGTGTCGATTCCGAAGGACCTCGCCGACCGCGTGGACGAGACCATCGAAGGAACGAGTTTCTCCAGTACGAGCGACCTCGTACGCTTTCTGCTCCGTAGTATCGTCATCCAACACCAGAAAGAAGGCACGCTCACCGAAGCGGAGTTCGACGAGATTACGGGCCAGTTGCGCGAACTCGGCTATCTAGAATAG
- a CDS encoding class I SAM-dependent methyltransferase, whose amino-acid sequence MGKFQNTGLPDWDWWGKLWPAPSETLRELGISSGTTVAEVGCGNGYFALPAARITAPEPVYALELDETLADELTSLADLQDVENVEPIVGDARSLARHLPETVDFVLLANVFHGVGNTAGLVEQAFDSLDSGGRFAVVNWHDMPREATTVAGSPRGPPTDLRMTPEETESAVLEAADFTLQRQVELPPYHYALLFER is encoded by the coding sequence ATGGGAAAGTTCCAAAACACTGGCTTGCCGGACTGGGACTGGTGGGGAAAACTGTGGCCAGCCCCGAGTGAAACGCTCCGAGAACTTGGAATCAGTTCCGGAACGACCGTCGCCGAAGTCGGGTGTGGCAACGGCTATTTCGCACTTCCTGCGGCACGGATTACAGCCCCCGAACCAGTGTACGCACTCGAACTGGACGAGACGCTCGCCGACGAACTCACGTCTCTCGCGGACCTACAAGACGTCGAGAATGTCGAACCGATTGTCGGTGACGCTCGGTCGCTCGCTCGACACCTCCCGGAGACGGTCGATTTCGTCCTGTTGGCGAACGTGTTCCACGGCGTCGGCAACACCGCCGGACTCGTAGAGCAAGCGTTCGACTCGCTCGATTCGGGCGGGCGATTCGCCGTCGTCAACTGGCACGATATGCCCCGCGAGGCTACGACCGTCGCAGGAAGTCCGCGAGGACCACCGACTGACCTCCGGATGACTCCCGAGGAGACCGAGTCGGCAGTCCTCGAAGCGGCGGACTTTACCTTGCAACGACAGGTCGAGTTACCGCCGTATCACTACGCGCTTCTGTTCGAACGATAG
- a CDS encoding DUF7111 family protein, which produces MTDSEATANGVTARYHETETERVLEFESGGATAAIAQNVEGYAMLKVRPSADADELERYYGFDMALDHAAELLGVAPNDLPVPDDAADMGM; this is translated from the coding sequence ATGACCGACAGCGAGGCCACCGCGAATGGAGTCACCGCCCGCTATCACGAGACCGAAACCGAACGCGTCCTCGAATTCGAGAGCGGCGGCGCGACGGCCGCCATCGCCCAGAACGTCGAGGGCTACGCGATGCTGAAAGTACGACCGAGCGCAGACGCCGACGAACTCGAACGCTACTACGGGTTCGACATGGCGCTCGACCACGCCGCCGAACTGCTCGGGGTCGCCCCGAACGACCTCCCCGTGCCGGACGACGCGGCCGACATGGGGATGTAA
- a CDS encoding VOC family protein translates to MSFTGLTHATILVDDYDEALDFYVETLDFEKREDEEMPEGGRWVTVSPTADEEFPQFALVEADTDEKRERVGSQVGDHVLYVLTTDDCRETYETLRERGVEFHGEPSEVPWGIEVTFEDCYGNVFDLLEPSEG, encoded by the coding sequence ATGAGTTTCACGGGCCTCACGCACGCGACCATATTGGTAGACGACTACGACGAAGCACTGGACTTCTACGTCGAGACGCTCGACTTCGAGAAACGGGAGGATGAAGAAATGCCCGAGGGTGGCCGGTGGGTCACCGTCTCGCCGACCGCCGACGAGGAGTTCCCACAGTTCGCGCTCGTCGAGGCCGATACCGACGAGAAGCGCGAGCGAGTCGGGTCGCAGGTCGGCGACCACGTGCTGTACGTCCTCACGACCGACGACTGTCGCGAGACGTACGAGACCCTGCGCGAGCGCGGCGTCGAGTTCCACGGCGAACCGTCGGAGGTACCGTGGGGTATCGAAGTGACGTTCGAAGACTGCTACGGCAACGTCTTCGACCTGCTGGAACCCTCCGAAGGGTAG
- a CDS encoding helix-turn-helix transcriptional regulator, protein MTKWLQSGRRRDLCALLYDSGPLRGQKLKTTLEAHYETHIDSQSFYAGLDSLVEKGFVERRTEGIYDAYALTEAGERRVEEHFEWLREKME, encoded by the coding sequence ATGACGAAGTGGCTCCAGAGCGGTCGTCGCCGCGACCTCTGTGCCCTGTTGTACGACAGTGGTCCGCTTCGGGGGCAGAAGTTGAAGACGACCCTCGAAGCACACTACGAGACGCATATCGACTCCCAGTCGTTCTACGCGGGGTTGGATTCGTTAGTGGAGAAAGGATTCGTGGAAAGGAGGACGGAAGGCATCTACGACGCCTACGCGCTGACGGAAGCGGGCGAGCGACGCGTCGAGGAGCATTTCGAGTGGTTGCGCGAGAAGATGGAGTGA
- a CDS encoding acyl-CoA dehydrogenase has product MDFTLSAEQKQIRDMVAEFTDEEIKPRAAEIDESDEFPADLVDEMADLGLMGMPFPEEYGGAGLDYHSYAIGLEEISRGSGGLGTIVAAHTSLAGNMLYEFGDEEQKQEYLTPLNQGDDIGAFALSEPGAGSDVPAMDTTAEKDGDEYVINGGKLWISNGSVADTVTVFAKTDPDAGNKGISSFVVRPEEDDGFHVEGTEKKLGDKGCPTAELRFDDMRIPEDRLLGNEGRGFVHALKTLNGGRITIAARSIGLARAALDDALEYSQDREQFDQPISEFQTIQHKLADMDTKVQAAKMLMHRAADKKIRGEDFIKNAAQAKLYASEISREVANEGIQIHGGYGYTTDFDAERYYRDAKLNEIYEGTSEVLRNTIANELLE; this is encoded by the coding sequence ATGGACTTCACCCTCTCCGCCGAGCAGAAACAGATTCGCGACATGGTCGCGGAGTTCACCGACGAGGAAATCAAGCCGCGAGCGGCCGAAATCGACGAATCAGACGAGTTCCCTGCGGACCTCGTAGACGAGATGGCCGACCTCGGCCTGATGGGCATGCCGTTCCCCGAAGAGTACGGCGGTGCGGGACTGGACTACCACTCCTACGCCATCGGTCTCGAAGAGATTTCGCGCGGTTCGGGCGGCCTCGGCACCATCGTCGCGGCCCACACCAGCCTCGCGGGCAACATGCTCTACGAGTTTGGCGACGAGGAGCAGAAGCAGGAGTACCTCACGCCGCTCAACCAGGGCGACGACATCGGCGCGTTCGCGCTCTCTGAGCCGGGCGCAGGGAGCGACGTTCCGGCGATGGATACGACTGCGGAGAAAGACGGCGACGAGTACGTCATCAATGGGGGCAAGCTCTGGATTTCGAACGGCTCCGTCGCGGACACGGTGACCGTCTTCGCCAAGACAGACCCCGACGCTGGCAACAAGGGTATCTCCTCGTTCGTCGTCCGACCCGAAGAGGACGACGGCTTCCACGTCGAAGGCACGGAGAAGAAACTCGGCGACAAGGGCTGTCCCACCGCAGAACTGCGTTTCGACGACATGCGCATCCCCGAAGACCGTCTGCTCGGCAACGAGGGGCGTGGCTTCGTCCACGCGCTGAAGACGCTCAACGGCGGCCGCATCACCATCGCCGCGCGCTCCATCGGCCTCGCGCGCGCCGCGCTGGACGACGCGCTGGAGTACTCCCAAGACCGCGAGCAGTTCGACCAGCCTATCAGCGAGTTCCAGACCATCCAGCACAAACTCGCCGACATGGACACCAAGGTTCAAGCCGCGAAGATGCTGATGCACCGCGCCGCCGACAAGAAGATTCGCGGCGAGGACTTCATCAAGAACGCCGCCCAAGCCAAACTCTACGCTTCGGAAATCTCCCGAGAAGTCGCCAACGAAGGCATCCAGATTCACGGCGGCTACGGTTACACCACTGACTTCGACGCTGAACGATACTACCGAGACGCCAAGCTCAACGAGATTTACGAGGGCACCAGCGAAGTCCTGCGGAACACGATTGCGAACGAGTTACTCGAATAG
- a CDS encoding winged helix-turn-helix domain-containing protein — protein sequence MSNSSEELTDALEVLGNEIRADILRELSETDDALTFTELREAVGIRDTGKFNYHLTKLCSYFVRETKGGYELGHAGTRVIAAADPEIARGSSAEAEETETCPVCGAENCEKLFHVHLRSPW from the coding sequence ATGTCGAACTCGTCGGAGGAGTTGACCGACGCCCTCGAAGTACTCGGCAACGAGATTCGCGCCGACATCCTTCGGGAACTCTCGGAGACTGACGATGCGCTCACGTTCACGGAACTTCGAGAAGCAGTCGGCATCCGCGACACTGGAAAGTTCAACTACCACCTGACGAAGCTCTGTTCGTACTTCGTCCGCGAGACGAAGGGTGGCTACGAACTCGGCCACGCCGGAACGCGAGTCATCGCGGCGGCCGACCCCGAAATCGCTCGGGGGTCGAGCGCCGAGGCGGAAGAAACGGAGACTTGTCCGGTCTGCGGTGCGGAGAACTGCGAGAAGCTGTTTCACGTGCATCTGCGCTCGCCGTGGTGA